A genomic segment from Triticum dicoccoides isolate Atlit2015 ecotype Zavitan chromosome 1A, WEW_v2.0, whole genome shotgun sequence encodes:
- the LOC119283918 gene encoding probable WRKY transcription factor 70, whose product MAALVTPAGCPTVSELVVQGRDSAAVLEALLRGASSPDNAGIRELAGEILRCCDRALAALHAVEGAAVDVSGGRKRKSGPGGADSLTRPRRRMRASGGEKAARVERRRTAEDGFIWRKYGQKEIHNNRHPRLYFRCTYKHDSGCPATRQVQQAEDDPSLYVITYFGDHTCCQGDAAGAVLEAEDVKMQPFVINFGSATASSGSPWLSSPSDTDDVRRSDSGASGSSQAVCSPEEFEVKEAKVESTSEDSHAMDPAAAELSSSADFSCASPAWNSLSGCLDWDHFGDSSFDCEFMDFDAIPLFQ is encoded by the exons ATGGCGGCACTTGTCACTCCCGCGGGTTGTCCCACCGTGTCCGAGCTGGTCGTGCAGGGCCGGGACTCGGCCGCCGTCCTCGAGGCCCTGCTCCGGGGCGCGTCGTCCCCCGACAACGCCGGGATCCGGGAGCTCGCCGGGGAGATCCTCCGCTGCTGCGACCGCGCGCTCGCCGCGCTCCACGCCGTCGAAGGCGCCGCGGTCGATGTCTCCGGCGGCAGGAAGCGGAAGTCGGGACCCGGCGGCGCAGACAGcctgacgaggccgagaagaag GATGCGCGCGAGCGGCGGTGAGAAGGCGGCCAGAGTCGAGAGGAGGCGGACGGCGGAGGACGGGTTCATATGGAGGAAGTACGGGCAGAAGGAGATCCACAACAACAGGCACCCGAGGCTCTACTTCAGGTGCACCTACAAGCACGACAGCGGCTGCCCGGCGACGAGGCAGGTCCAGCaggcggaggacgacccctccctcTACGTCATCACCTACTTCGGCGACCACACCTGCTGCCAGGGCGACGCCGCTGGCGCCGTCCTGGAGGCCGAGGACGTCAAGATGCAGCCGTTCGTCATCAACTTCGGGTCGGCCACCGCGAGCAGCGGCTCGCCGTGGCTCTCCTCGCCCAGCGACACCGACGACGTCCGGAGGAGCGACAGCGGGGCCTCAGGCTCGTCGCAGGCCGTGTGCTCGCCGGAGGAATTCGAAGTGAAAGAGGCCAAAGTTGAGTCAACGTCGGAGGACTCACACGCgatggatccggcggcggcggagctgagtTCGTCGGCCGACTTCTCTTGTGCTTCCCCGGCATGGAATTCTCTGTCCGGCTGCTTGGACTGGGACCACTTCGGCGACAGCTCGTTCGATTGCGAGTTCATGGATTTTGACGCCATTCCTCTGTTCCAATAG